The following proteins come from a genomic window of Candidatus Thorarchaeota archaeon:
- a CDS encoding Hsp20/alpha crystallin family protein — MSWYYDDDDEDPRKELRKWFGEFLPEGFFADIDKMMERMMRQMREEGTLDRKSLNEFIKQQGRTNPFVFGFSMSVGPDGQPVIKRFGNTDFQEKGSPRAGQYEPLVDVVEEDDEIIVVAELPGVDKDDIKVRVKGQRLEIRVDNPAKPYHKEVELPGKVKKEDASSSIRNGVLEIRLKKA, encoded by the coding sequence ATGTCTTGGTATTATGATGACGATGATGAGGACCCACGCAAGGAACTACGTAAGTGGTTTGGTGAGTTCCTACCAGAAGGGTTCTTCGCAGATATTGATAAGATGATGGAGCGCATGATGAGACAGATGAGAGAGGAGGGTACACTAGACAGAAAATCACTCAACGAATTCATCAAACAACAAGGAAGAACCAATCCATTTGTCTTTGGATTCTCAATGAGCGTCGGTCCAGATGGACAACCAGTCATCAAGAGATTCGGTAATACTGATTTCCAGGAGAAGGGAAGTCCCAGGGCCGGTCAATATGAACCGCTGGTTGATGTTGTTGAAGAAGACGATGAAATTATCGTCGTGGCAGAATTACCAGGTGTAGACAAGGACGACATTAAGGTCCGTGTCAAAGGACAACGCCTTGAGATACGCGTCGATAACCCGGCAAAACCATATCACAAAGAAGTCGAGTTGCCTGGCAAAGTGAAAAAAGAAGATGCAAGCTCTTCCATCAGAAACGGTGTCCTAGAAATCCGATTGAAGAAAGCATAG
- a CDS encoding adenylate kinase, whose translation MNDARNVVIATGIPGVGKTTVIDGAVESVDTEHGEEVKVINFGTEMFEVASERGLVTNRDEMRKLPTSKQREIQRLAGESIAKKAEASRVIVDTHTLIETPNGFLIGLPEWVIKAIMPKTIVLVEAEPENIASRRSQDETRNRDVQLATEIRTHQEMCRAAAAAAGTLTGATVRIIKNRQGKAELATAKLAETVME comes from the coding sequence ATGAACGATGCAAGAAATGTCGTAATAGCAACAGGAATTCCAGGCGTTGGCAAGACCACAGTCATTGATGGTGCGGTCGAATCCGTCGACACAGAACACGGTGAAGAAGTCAAGGTTATCAATTTCGGTACAGAGATGTTTGAGGTGGCTTCAGAACGAGGTCTTGTAACCAATCGAGATGAAATGCGAAAACTGCCTACGAGTAAACAACGGGAAATTCAACGATTGGCAGGAGAATCCATTGCAAAGAAAGCAGAAGCGTCGCGGGTTATTGTTGATACTCACACCCTGATAGAGACACCCAATGGATTCCTAATTGGTCTTCCGGAGTGGGTTATCAAGGCTATTATGCCAAAGACCATCGTACTCGTTGAAGCAGAGCCTGAAAATATCGCCAGTAGGCGTTCCCAAGATGAAACCCGTAATAGAGACGTGCAGCTGGCCACCGAAATTAGAACACATCAAGAGATGTGTAGGGCCGCAGCAGCAGCGGCTGGTACCTTAACAGGTGCAACTGTAAGAATCATCAAGAACCGGCAAGGTAAAGCAGAGTTAGCAACTGCAAAACTTGCAGAAACAGTAATGGAGTAA
- a CDS encoding DUF106 domain-containing protein — protein MQNLIADFMNWFTATFAIFREPPLSALFVVFVSVTISSISNLAMKRFADMRTLKRHQKQIKEFQELQKKAEESQDEKMLKKLERKRGYIEKIQREMLSERCKPSLFFFIPFALFFGILRGFYSGPEGDLIVAVLPFSVHKVLPFLVGWIGFPTSAGFGMTFWGFYLLSGLGLSSILQRIMGTRLM, from the coding sequence ATGCAGAACCTAATCGCAGATTTCATGAATTGGTTTACTGCCACATTCGCCATTTTCAGGGAACCACCCCTTTCGGCCCTGTTTGTGGTTTTTGTATCAGTGACAATATCAAGCATCAGCAATCTTGCAATGAAGCGTTTTGCAGATATGCGGACATTGAAGCGGCATCAGAAACAAATCAAGGAATTCCAAGAACTCCAAAAGAAAGCAGAAGAAAGTCAGGATGAAAAGATGCTCAAGAAGTTGGAGCGAAAACGGGGATATATAGAAAAAATTCAGCGTGAGATGCTTTCTGAGCGTTGTAAGCCCTCGCTCTTCTTCTTCATCCCATTTGCCCTATTCTTCGGGATACTACGTGGGTTCTATAGTGGCCCGGAAGGAGATCTAATCGTTGCAGTATTGCCCTTCAGCGTTCACAAGGTGCTACCATTCCTTGTTGGGTGGATCGGTTTTCCAACATCTGCAGGATTTGGAATGACATTCTGGGGATTTTATCTGCTGTCAGGACTTGGATTATCGTCGATTCTTCAACGGATTATGGGAACCCGATTGATGTAA
- a CDS encoding 50S ribosomal protein L30 → MLLVIRTRGNVRVRPQIEDALKKLRLGRNHSAIVVKNTQSMRGMINRVKDYVTWGEIDSDIAEILVSKRGRLSGNRRLSDEYVKEHSEYTSMKEFSESLAAGEAKLSDVEGLKPLFRLSPPSGGYRGKISDPIKKGGVLGYRGPDINNLAKRMI, encoded by the coding sequence ATGTTACTGGTCATCCGAACACGCGGCAATGTAAGAGTTAGACCCCAAATTGAGGATGCCCTGAAGAAGCTACGACTAGGACGAAATCATAGCGCCATAGTCGTGAAGAACACTCAATCTATGAGAGGCATGATCAATAGAGTAAAGGATTATGTCACGTGGGGTGAAATAGACTCTGATATCGCAGAGATACTTGTTAGTAAACGTGGTCGCCTTTCTGGAAACAGAAGGCTAAGCGATGAATACGTCAAAGAGCATTCTGAGTATACATCTATGAAGGAATTCTCAGAGTCACTCGCAGCTGGCGAGGCCAAACTGTCAGACGTTGAAGGGCTCAAACCATTATTCAGACTGAGTCCACCAAGCGGAGGGTATCGCGGAAAAATCAGTGACCCAATCAAGAAAGGTGGAGTACTCGGATACCGCGGTCCTGACATTAATAACCTTGCCAAGAGAATGATATAG
- the secY gene encoding preprotein translocase subunit SecY, with protein MTSTFLRLLSPFVRIMPQVKAPDREVSFREKAIWTLLVLIVFLVMSHMPLYGVDPQTGTDYLWAMRVILASSRGTLMELGIGPIVTAGLVMQLLSGSKIIDVDYGNPEERALFTGGQKVLAMFMTAFQALAYIFGGAYGELSPNNQVFVFLQLFVAGVVVILMDELVQKGWGLGSGVSLFIMTNVAGQVIFNMFNITEVETVPQGDPTNLPKGIISALLSNFLRWIGIGSDQGPVVNLGWFLVRNGFNPSIMSLVVTFGIFFVVIWLESVRVEIPLQYAKYRGMKARYPIKLLYTSNIPVILSQALYANILFFGQIIFTNFNSEGNNPFLNLIGTFKQDPNSTRLIADGGLAKYITPPQGLFSIINEGFDGFVHIIVYAVLMVLLCWGFSTIWVEISGISPRDVSRQLLNSGYIVPGFRRSEKVLERLLQRYIPVVAGLGGVVIGCLAAAADVLGALASGTGILLMVSIIKQYYEQIAKEQLSAMGGEGVEGLLGIL; from the coding sequence GTGACGTCTACGTTCCTTAGACTGCTTTCGCCTTTCGTGCGAATCATGCCGCAGGTGAAGGCACCAGATCGAGAAGTGTCGTTTAGAGAAAAAGCGATATGGACTCTCTTGGTGCTCATAGTCTTTCTCGTAATGTCGCACATGCCGTTATACGGGGTTGACCCGCAGACCGGTACAGACTATCTATGGGCAATGAGAGTAATCCTAGCTAGCTCACGCGGTACGCTCATGGAACTGGGGATAGGACCCATAGTCACTGCAGGACTTGTTATGCAACTCCTATCAGGATCGAAAATCATCGATGTTGATTACGGAAATCCGGAGGAGCGAGCCCTCTTCACAGGGGGACAGAAAGTGCTGGCCATGTTCATGACAGCATTCCAAGCCCTCGCATACATCTTCGGTGGAGCATATGGAGAACTGTCCCCAAACAATCAAGTTTTCGTGTTCTTACAGCTCTTCGTTGCTGGTGTTGTTGTCATCCTTATGGACGAACTTGTACAGAAGGGTTGGGGACTTGGTTCTGGCGTTTCACTTTTTATCATGACCAATGTTGCTGGACAAGTCATCTTCAACATGTTTAACATTACCGAAGTGGAAACGGTACCCCAAGGAGACCCTACGAATCTACCAAAGGGAATAATATCAGCACTACTCTCCAATTTCCTACGATGGATTGGGATTGGTTCTGACCAAGGCCCCGTCGTGAACTTGGGCTGGTTCCTTGTTCGTAATGGATTCAATCCGAGCATTATGTCACTGGTTGTGACCTTTGGAATTTTCTTTGTGGTCATTTGGTTGGAATCTGTTCGTGTAGAAATACCCCTTCAATATGCCAAATATCGAGGAATGAAAGCAAGATATCCCATCAAACTACTGTATACCTCGAATATTCCAGTAATCCTGTCACAGGCCCTGTACGCAAACATCCTCTTCTTTGGACAAATCATATTCACTAACTTCAACAGTGAAGGCAACAATCCATTCCTCAATCTCATAGGCACCTTTAAACAGGATCCGAACAGCACGCGGCTAATAGCGGATGGAGGTTTAGCCAAGTACATAACGCCGCCGCAGGGATTGTTCAGTATCATAAATGAGGGGTTCGATGGGTTTGTACACATCATCGTATACGCCGTTCTAATGGTGCTCCTTTGTTGGGGGTTCAGCACGATATGGGTCGAGATTTCAGGAATATCTCCACGGGATGTGTCTCGCCAGCTCCTGAATTCGGGATACATTGTTCCGGGCTTCAGAAGAAGCGAGAAAGTCCTTGAAAGACTGTTGCAAAGATATATCCCAGTAGTAGCTGGACTCGGTGGAGTCGTCATTGGTTGCCTAGCAGCCGCTGCAGATGTTCTAGGAGCGCTAGCAAGCGGAACTGGAATTCTGCTTATGGTATCCATCATCAAGCAATACTACGAGCAAATCGCCAAGGAGCAACTCTCTGCCATGGGCGGTGAAGGCGTCGAGGGCTTACTTGGTATTCTCTAG
- a CDS encoding uL15 family ribosomal protein: MANRKKKKINKTRGRRGSGYGFTKGHRKSGQRGGKGAAGSKKHHYQKVVAQDPHYFGKHGFTRPQRVVEDISVLNVRDIDMRANQLVEQGLAEKNGERYEIDVSEMGIDKVLGAGRVTRKLDLRGVEDISDSAKRKITEEGGTIDLIED; this comes from the coding sequence ATGGCTAATCGAAAGAAGAAGAAAATCAATAAAACCCGTGGACGACGAGGTTCAGGATACGGGTTCACGAAAGGTCACAGGAAATCAGGTCAGCGTGGCGGTAAGGGTGCAGCAGGATCCAAGAAGCACCACTATCAAAAGGTAGTAGCTCAAGACCCCCACTATTTTGGAAAGCATGGTTTCACAAGGCCACAGCGGGTTGTTGAAGACATCAGTGTGCTTAATGTCCGAGATATCGATATGCGCGCAAACCAGCTCGTTGAGCAAGGTCTTGCTGAGAAGAACGGCGAACGGTATGAAATTGATGTTTCCGAAATGGGAATCGACAAGGTGCTCGGTGCAGGCAGAGTTACACGAAAACTTGATCTCCGAGGCGTTGAGGACATTTCAGATAGTGCCAAGAGGAAAATCACCGAGGAAGGCGGTACAATCGATCTAATAGAGGATTGA